From the genome of Patescibacteria group bacterium, one region includes:
- the radA gene encoding DNA repair protein RadA, with the protein MPKQPQTIFTCSKCGAQFPKWTGRCTTCGSWGTVSEEISSPISNLQSTITKVDKNQLIDFQKTPPPSQARLQTQVSEFDRVLGGGIVVGSLILLGGEPGIGKSTLVLQICDKIKSPILYVSGEESASQIKMRIDRLNLDFSNLKFLGENNMEKIVAFAIEEKPSLLIIDSIQTLYSTELPSEAGSINQVRICTVKLLEIAKKFNIPILIIGHVTKDGLVAGPKSLEHLVDAVMYLEGSSQNDFRLLRCAKNRFGSTNELGVFSMTGTGLLEVKNPSELFLPHNQESISGSSLTCIMEGVRPFLIEVQALSSKTLFGYPQRKTSGFDLNRLQMLIAVLIKRANIPLVNQDVHLNVTGGLKIIETGADLAVCLAIISSFKDKIIKPDTLIIGEVGLGGEIRPVSQMEKRIEEAQKMNFKNIITPVFKTDKKVTMVKSLEEAIKKIL; encoded by the coding sequence ATGCCCAAACAACCTCAAACCATCTTCACCTGCTCAAAGTGTGGCGCCCAATTCCCCAAGTGGACTGGGCGTTGTACTACTTGTGGCTCTTGGGGCACTGTAAGTGAAGAAATCTCATCCCCAATCTCAAATCTCCAATCTACAATAACCAAAGTTGATAAAAACCAGCTGATTGATTTTCAAAAAACGCCGCCGCCGAGCCAAGCCCGATTGCAAACTCAGGTCTCTGAATTTGACCGGGTACTAGGCGGCGGGATTGTTGTCGGCTCCTTAATTTTACTCGGCGGCGAACCAGGCATTGGCAAATCAACTCTGGTCTTGCAGATTTGCGATAAAATTAAGTCCCCTATTTTATATGTCTCAGGCGAGGAATCAGCCTCTCAGATTAAAATGAGAATTGATCGCTTGAATCTTGATTTTTCAAATTTAAAATTCCTGGGTGAAAATAACATGGAAAAAATTGTGGCTTTTGCCATTGAAGAAAAACCCAGTCTGTTAATTATTGACTCCATTCAAACTTTATATTCCACGGAACTGCCCTCAGAAGCCGGTTCAATTAACCAGGTACGAATTTGTACTGTAAAACTTTTGGAAATTGCTAAAAAATTCAATATCCCAATTTTAATCATTGGCCATGTAACCAAAGACGGCCTGGTTGCCGGCCCAAAATCATTAGAACATCTGGTTGATGCTGTTATGTATTTGGAAGGTTCCAGCCAGAATGATTTTCGGCTCTTGCGCTGCGCTAAAAATCGCTTTGGTTCAACAAATGAACTCGGCGTCTTTAGCATGACTGGCACTGGACTTTTGGAAGTAAAAAATCCTTCTGAACTTTTTTTGCCTCATAACCAGGAATCAATTTCTGGCTCTAGTCTAACCTGCATTATGGAAGGCGTCAGGCCATTTTTAATTGAAGTTCAAGCATTATCCAGTAAAACCCTGTTTGGCTATCCGCAAAGAAAAACCTCGGGTTTTGATTTGAATCGCTTGCAGATGTTAATTGCGGTCTTAATCAAAAGAGCCAATATTCCCTTGGTCAACCAAGACGTGCATCTGAATGTTACAGGCGGACTTAAAATTATTGAAACTGGCGCTGATTTGGCAGTTTGTCTGGCAATTATTTCCTCATTTAAAGACAAAATTATTAAACCTGATACTTTAATAATTGGCGAAGTCGGGTTAGGCGGGGAAATTCGGCCAGTTTCTCAAATGGAAAAAAGAATTGAAGAAGCGCAAAAAATGAATTTTAAAAATATTATTACGCCTGTTTTTAAAACAGATAAAAAAGTAACAATGGTTAAAAGCCTGGAAGAAGCTATAAAAAAAATACTTTAA
- a CDS encoding thioredoxin domain-containing protein, whose protein sequence is MPLDKSKFTTTKFYFVYFIIFTVIVLIIFSFIIVGYSWNYWSLVTTMDKYYKGQQQELTRVSPQINRFDPSLGLTGAKVTVYEYTDFGCPACADWEKNSASLQKLYGNKVLFVYKSLPITNTAENLNATTAAYCASDQGKFWPYKDLIFQNLNNLNLQIYREYANQLGLDLEKFNQCYEAKKFNPVLTQNINDAINLQIVSIPTVYINDEKVEGYLNVDTLKKIIDAKLQ, encoded by the coding sequence ATGCCTCTTGATAAAAGTAAATTCACTACAACCAAATTTTATTTTGTTTATTTTATTATTTTTACGGTCATTGTTTTAATTATTTTTTCTTTTATCATAGTCGGCTATTCATGGAATTACTGGTCTTTAGTAACTACGATGGATAAATATTATAAAGGGCAACAGCAAGAGCTTACTCGAGTTTCACCTCAAATTAATCGTTTTGATCCTTCTCTTGGACTAACTGGCGCCAAGGTCACAGTCTATGAATATACTGATTTTGGCTGCCCGGCCTGCGCTGACTGGGAAAAAAATTCAGCCTCATTACAAAAATTATACGGGAATAAGGTGCTTTTTGTGTATAAGAGCCTGCCCATCACCAATACGGCAGAAAACCTAAATGCCACGACTGCTGCTTATTGCGCAAGCGACCAAGGAAAATTTTGGCCCTACAAAGATTTGATTTTTCAAAATCTTAACAACTTAAATTTACAGATCTATCGCGAGTATGCCAATCAATTAGGCCTGGATCTGGAAAAATTCAACCAGTGCTATGAGGCTAAAAAATTCAACCCGGTCTTGACTCAAAATATTAATGACGCCATAAATTTACAAATTGTTTCCATCCCGACTGTTTATATCAATGATGAAAAAGTTGAAGGCTACCTAAACGTGGATACGCTTAAAAAAATCATTGATGCCAAGCTCCAATAA
- a CDS encoding M48 family metallopeptidase has product MANASLPLAVSHKAKMYNQIDSNKRKTIILITIFIIFVLFIGWLYGQISQSGYFGLAIAIIISLIMTSLSYFAGDKVALATAGAKPVTKEENLDLYRLVENLCITAGLPMPQIYIINDPDINAFATGRDPQHSSMAITTGALDKLDNLELEGVVAHELSHVKNYDTRLMMVIIVLVGIIALVSDWLMRGFFWRKNGNRDRDSQLGLILLIVGIALAILSPLIAQIIQLAISRKREFLADADGALLTRYPEGLASALAKISQVNQEPLKKANNATAHLYIANPFGQTKRFLSSLFSTHPPIEERIASLRQMA; this is encoded by the coding sequence ATGGCCAATGCTTCATTGCCATTGGCCGTAAGCCATAAAGCCAAAATGTATAACCAAATAGATTCAAACAAAAGAAAAACAATCATTTTAATTACGATATTTATAATATTTGTCTTGTTTATTGGCTGGCTATATGGACAAATCTCCCAAAGCGGCTATTTTGGCTTAGCGATTGCAATCATCATTTCCTTAATTATGACCAGCCTAAGCTATTTTGCCGGGGATAAAGTTGCGCTGGCCACAGCCGGTGCTAAGCCAGTTACAAAAGAAGAAAATCTTGATCTTTACAGGTTAGTGGAAAATTTATGCATTACTGCCGGGTTGCCCATGCCCCAGATTTATATAATCAATGATCCTGATATCAATGCCTTTGCCACAGGACGAGATCCGCAGCACTCATCTATGGCGATTACCACAGGCGCCTTGGATAAACTAGATAATTTAGAATTAGAAGGAGTTGTCGCCCATGAACTCTCGCATGTAAAAAATTACGATACTCGCCTGATGATGGTCATCATTGTTTTAGTCGGCATCATTGCTTTAGTTTCTGATTGGTTAATGCGCGGCTTTTTCTGGCGCAAAAACGGCAATCGGGATAGAGACAGCCAGCTGGGCTTGATTTTATTAATAGTTGGCATTGCGCTGGCAATTCTCTCGCCTTTAATTGCCCAGATTATTCAGCTGGCTATTTCGCGCAAAAGAGAATTTCTGGCAGACGCAGACGGCGCTTTATTAACGAGATATCCTGAAGGCCTGGCCAGCGCCCTGGCAAAAATTTCACAAGTTAATCAAGAACCTTTGAAAAAAGCCAATAATGCCACTGCGCATCTCTATATTGCCAATCCTTTTGGCCAGACTAAAAGATTTTTAAGTTCCCTCTTCTCCACTCATCCGCCGATTGAAGAACGCATTGCCAGTCTTAGGCAGATGGCTTAA
- a CDS encoding LemA family protein produces MPLWIIVIIIIGAIILWLIAVYNGLVKSKNRVDEAWSDIDVQLKRRYDLIPNLVETVKAYAGHEKEVFTKVTEARSSAMQAKSLDEKGKAENMLSQTLKSLFAVAENYPDLKASTNFLQLQGELSDTENKIQASRRFYNGNVRDFNIKIQVFPNNMVAGMLGFKAYEFFQVENEQEKMAPAVKF; encoded by the coding sequence ATGCCACTTTGGATTATTGTAATTATCATTATCGGCGCAATAATTCTTTGGTTAATTGCCGTCTATAATGGCCTGGTTAAAAGTAAAAATCGCGTTGATGAAGCCTGGTCAGACATTGATGTGCAATTAAAAAGAAGATATGATCTTATCCCCAATTTAGTTGAAACTGTTAAAGCTTATGCCGGCCATGAAAAAGAAGTTTTTACCAAAGTAACAGAAGCGCGCTCTTCTGCCATGCAAGCCAAGTCTTTAGATGAAAAAGGCAAGGCGGAAAACATGCTAAGCCAAACTCTTAAATCATTATTTGCCGTGGCTGAAAATTATCCAGACCTTAAAGCCAGCACGAATTTTTTACAATTGCAGGGTGAATTATCAGACACTGAAAATAAAATCCAGGCTTCGCGCCGCTTTTACAATGGCAATGTCCGGGATTTTAATATCAAAATTCAGGTCTTCCCAAATAATATGGTGGCGGGCATGCTGGGCTTCAAAGCTTATGAATTTTTCCAGGTGGAAAATGAACAAGAAAAAATGGCGCCAGCGGTTAAATTCTAA
- a CDS encoding polymer-forming cytoskeletal protein, which produces MLIFFIAGFLLIGSACLAQTANTPMNKDVFLPNNIVISDIYFTAGQNVNLNAQMKDDVYVAGVNVEISGPVDGDVIVAGSNVVINSEIKGNLRVVGGTILINGKIAKNVTVAGGMVTISESAEIGQNLIIGAGNAQIKGKINKNLYGGAGNLTIDSEVLGSAYLKIDPEGSLILYPSANIHGNLEYTATKTADIMAGAQIQNEEKFSQWPQAPKSVEPKSKFTIWFLTWWLAGLFGTLVVGLVVIFIFKNQTLKVEKKMSGNIFMSILKGLVYLIVTPLALILLGITMIGLPLALILGALYLILLYLAIIFVAIFIGEKILRLFFKHQEIPLIWPMIVGTLAIFILIALPLVGWLIKLIAILWGLGVLMTIIKSELKLENT; this is translated from the coding sequence ATGCTTATTTTTTTTATAGCTGGTTTTTTGTTAATTGGCAGCGCCTGCTTGGCACAAACAGCAAATACTCCGATGAATAAGGATGTTTTTTTGCCTAACAATATAGTTATTTCTGATATCTACTTTACAGCTGGCCAAAATGTTAATCTCAATGCGCAAATGAAAGATGATGTGTATGTCGCTGGCGTGAATGTTGAGATTTCCGGCCCGGTTGATGGAGATGTGATTGTGGCTGGTTCAAATGTGGTAATTAATTCTGAAATTAAAGGTAATTTGAGAGTAGTCGGAGGAACAATTTTGATCAATGGTAAAATTGCGAAAAATGTCACTGTCGCAGGCGGCATGGTAACCATATCTGAGTCTGCAGAAATTGGCCAAAATCTGATAATTGGCGCTGGTAATGCTCAGATAAAAGGCAAAATTAATAAGAATTTATATGGTGGAGCAGGCAATTTGACGATAGATAGTGAAGTTTTAGGCAGCGCTTATTTAAAAATTGATCCAGAAGGCAGCCTGATTCTATATCCTAGCGCTAATATCCATGGCAATTTAGAATATACAGCCACAAAGACAGCCGATATCATGGCCGGTGCCCAGATCCAAAATGAAGAAAAATTCAGCCAATGGCCGCAAGCGCCAAAAAGTGTTGAACCAAAATCCAAATTTACGATTTGGTTTCTGACCTGGTGGCTGGCTGGCTTATTCGGGACTTTGGTTGTAGGTTTGGTTGTGATATTTATCTTTAAAAATCAGACGTTAAAAGTTGAAAAGAAAATGTCCGGCAATATCTTTATGTCTATTTTAAAAGGTTTGGTATATTTAATTGTAACACCGCTGGCTTTGATACTATTAGGCATTACTATGATTGGACTGCCCTTAGCTTTAATTCTCGGAGCTCTCTATTTAATTTTGCTTTATTTAGCCATTATTTTTGTGGCAATTTTTATTGGTGAAAAAATCCTGCGTCTATTTTTTAAACATCAAGAGATTCCCTTAATTTGGCCCATGATTGTAGGCACTTTAGCCATTTTTATTTTAATTGCCTTGCCTTTAGTCGGCTGGCTAATAAAATTAATTGCAATTTTGTGGGGACTGGGAGTTTTGATGACAATTATTAAAAGTGAACTTAAATTAGAAAACACATAA
- a CDS encoding phosphomannomutase/phosphoglucomutase: MVFNPNIFKAYDVRGIYPDEINEEAVYQIAQAYVKVFKPKGAIVLGKDVRLSSPSLWQSAAKGITNAGFDVIDIGTISTDMLYFAVANYDYAGGMTISASHNPKEYNGIKFVREKAIAISADTGLEDIKKEVLKGEEIMEPEKGDIIAKEILSDYVKHCLSFIEPEVIKPMKIVANANFGMAGVAVNKILEFLPIEIVPLNFQPDGSFPKGKPDPLIPENRRETEALVRSEKANLGVAWDGDADRCFIFDENGEFVDGYFLTAILADYFLKKKPKSKIISDPRLVWAIAETVKADNGSLIINKPGHAFIKDRMRKEDALFAGETSGHYFFRDNFYCDNGMIPLLIILEELSKKGIKMSDLARPYREKYFISGELNQAVNDPDAVLKNAEEKYSKGRIEHIDGVSVEFEDWRFNLRKSNTEPLIRLNVEAKTQELVDEKVKELMELIR, translated from the coding sequence ATGGTATTTAATCCCAATATTTTCAAAGCATATGATGTGCGCGGCATTTATCCCGACGAGATTAACGAAGAGGCTGTTTATCAAATTGCCCAGGCATATGTAAAAGTTTTTAAGCCAAAAGGAGCCATAGTCTTAGGCAAAGACGTGCGTTTATCATCACCAAGTTTATGGCAGTCTGCAGCCAAAGGCATTACCAATGCAGGCTTTGATGTGATTGATATTGGCACAATCTCCACAGATATGCTGTATTTTGCGGTTGCTAATTATGATTATGCCGGTGGCATGACTATTTCAGCTTCGCATAATCCCAAGGAATATAATGGGATAAAATTTGTCAGGGAAAAGGCAATTGCGATTTCCGCAGATACTGGCTTGGAGGATATTAAGAAAGAAGTTTTGAAAGGTGAAGAAATCATGGAACCAGAGAAAGGCGATATTATTGCAAAAGAAATTTTGTCCGATTACGTAAAACATTGTTTGTCATTTATTGAGCCCGAAGTTATTAAGCCAATGAAAATCGTGGCTAATGCTAATTTTGGCATGGCTGGCGTGGCAGTAAATAAAATTTTAGAGTTTTTACCAATAGAAATTGTGCCCTTGAATTTCCAGCCTGATGGCAGTTTCCCCAAAGGCAAACCAGATCCTTTGATCCCTGAAAATCGCCGGGAAACAGAGGCTTTGGTCAGGAGTGAAAAAGCCAATTTAGGCGTGGCGTGGGATGGCGATGCGGATCGCTGTTTTATTTTTGATGAAAACGGTGAATTTGTTGATGGTTATTTTTTAACTGCAATTTTGGCCGATTATTTTTTAAAAAAGAAGCCAAAAAGTAAAATTATCAGCGACCCGCGTTTAGTTTGGGCGATAGCTGAGACTGTTAAAGCTGACAATGGCAGCCTTATAATTAATAAACCGGGCCATGCTTTTATCAAAGATCGCATGCGAAAGGAGGATGCTTTATTTGCCGGTGAAACTTCAGGCCACTATTTTTTTCGTGATAATTTTTATTGTGATAATGGCATGATCCCATTGCTTATAATATTAGAAGAATTGAGTAAAAAGGGAATTAAAATGTCTGATTTGGCCAGGCCATACCGCGAGAAATATTTTATTTCCGGAGAGCTAAATCAGGCTGTCAATGACCCAGATGCGGTTTTAAAAAATGCTGAAGAAAAATATTCTAAAGGCAGAATTGAACATATTGATGGCGTGTCTGTGGAATTTGAGGATTGGCGTTTTAATTTACGAAAATCAAATACTGAACCTTTGATTCGTTTGAATGTGGAAGCAAAGACGCAGGAATTGGTTGATGAGAAGGTTAAGGAATTGATGGAATTGATTAGATAA
- the murI gene encoding glutamate racemase: MKIGIFDSGLGGLIILNEIIKKLPQYDYIYLGDNARTPYGNRSQDVIYKFTEQAVDFLFKQDCELIIIACNTASAKALRKIQQQWLPLNYLDRRVLGVIRPVVETAVAFAKNKIGVIGTKATVNSQAYIREIEKSNPQLEVIQQACPLLVPLIEEGWEKRPETKKILRSYLKPLKFSQVDTLILGCTHYPILFKEIQGIMGKKTKVLNSGQIVADSLADYLSRHPEIENKLEKNSQYKFLVTDFAEHYQELGEKWFGKGIEFEKVEL, encoded by the coding sequence ATGAAAATAGGAATTTTTGACTCCGGGCTCGGAGGTCTTATTATTTTAAATGAAATTATAAAAAAACTGCCTCAATATGATTATATTTATTTGGGCGATAATGCGAGGACTCCCTATGGCAACCGCTCCCAAGATGTAATTTATAAATTCACTGAACAGGCAGTTGATTTTTTATTTAAGCAGGATTGTGAGCTAATTATTATTGCCTGCAATACTGCTTCGGCTAAGGCCTTGAGAAAAATCCAGCAGCAATGGTTACCCTTAAATTATCTTGACCGTCGAGTTTTGGGCGTGATTCGGCCAGTAGTTGAAACGGCTGTCGCATTTGCCAAAAATAAAATAGGAGTAATTGGCACTAAGGCTACTGTAAATTCTCAAGCTTATATTCGGGAAATTGAAAAATCAAATCCACAATTGGAGGTAATCCAGCAAGCTTGTCCATTACTCGTGCCTTTGATTGAAGAAGGCTGGGAAAAAAGGCCAGAGACAAAAAAGATTTTGCGCTCATATTTAAAACCATTGAAATTTTCCCAGGTTGATACTTTAATTTTGGGCTGCACTCATTATCCGATTTTGTTTAAGGAAATCCAGGGAATAATGGGAAAGAAAACAAAAGTTTTAAATTCTGGACAGATTGTGGCAGATTCTTTGGCAGATTATTTAAGTAGACATCCGGAAATTGAAAATAAATTGGAAAAAAATTCTCAATATAAATTTCTTGTCACTGATTTTGCAGAACATTATCAGGAATTGGGGGAAAAATGGTTTGGTAAGGGGATTGAGTTTGAAAAGGTGGAATTGTGA
- the rseP gene encoding RIP metalloprotease RseP — MIVTVLIFIIILGVLVFVHEFGHFISARKLGMKVEEFGFGFPPKIWSKKGKDGVVYSINAIPLGGFCKIKGEDGENKNEPDSFGAKKPWRRAIVLTAGVAMNFLLCAVLLSVGFMVGLPQAVDQQALDQGIVKNYKIQVVSVLDNMPAKEAGIEVGDVIQSVDGSKIISVKNLIDYTSGKIGQQVTYDIMRGKEALAKEISVVDIGQGKGGIGIGLVETGIVTYPFFSAIGHGFVLTGILTEQFVLAFYNIIKNLVIGKPVGVQVSGPVGIAVLTGQVAKLGFIYLLQFTALLSLNLAIINFVPFPALDGGRLLFLAIEKIRRKPISQKIESAIHTIGFALLMLLIVVITFQDVMRYVNFGKIFSGFFQ, encoded by the coding sequence ATGATTGTCACTGTATTGATTTTTATAATTATTCTGGGGGTATTGGTTTTTGTCCATGAATTCGGGCATTTTATTTCAGCCAGAAAATTAGGCATGAAAGTGGAAGAATTTGGCTTTGGTTTCCCGCCAAAGATTTGGAGTAAAAAGGGCAAGGACGGAGTTGTTTATTCAATTAATGCCATACCTTTGGGCGGTTTTTGCAAGATAAAAGGCGAAGATGGTGAAAATAAGAACGAGCCAGACAGCTTTGGGGCTAAAAAGCCGTGGCGCCGGGCCATTGTTTTAACTGCAGGCGTAGCCATGAACTTTTTGCTTTGCGCTGTCTTGCTTTCAGTTGGTTTTATGGTTGGCTTGCCACAGGCAGTTGACCAACAGGCTTTGGATCAAGGCATTGTAAAAAATTATAAAATTCAGGTTGTTTCAGTTTTAGATAATATGCCGGCCAAAGAAGCAGGGATTGAAGTCGGAGATGTTATCCAATCAGTAGATGGCTCAAAGATAATCAGCGTAAAAAACTTAATTGATTATACTTCTGGCAAGATTGGCCAACAAGTTACTTATGACATTATGCGTGGCAAGGAAGCATTGGCTAAAGAAATAAGCGTGGTTGATATTGGCCAGGGCAAGGGTGGGATTGGCATTGGCTTAGTAGAAACAGGCATTGTCACTTATCCTTTTTTTAGCGCAATTGGCCATGGATTTGTTTTAACAGGAATTTTAACAGAGCAATTTGTCTTAGCTTTTTATAATATAATTAAAAATTTAGTGATCGGTAAGCCGGTTGGAGTACAGGTTTCAGGTCCGGTAGGTATTGCAGTTTTAACTGGCCAAGTCGCCAAATTGGGCTTTATTTATTTACTGCAGTTTACCGCGCTTTTGTCTTTGAATTTAGCGATAATAAATTTTGTTCCTTTCCCTGCTCTTGATGGCGGCAGACTTTTATTTTTAGCAATTGAAAAAATCAGAAGAAAACCCATTAGCCAAAAAATTGAAAGCGCTATTCACACCATTGGATTTGCGTTACTAATGCTTTTGATCGTTGTTATAACTTTTCAGGATGTGATGCGCTATGTGAACTTTGGTAAAATTTTTAGCGGGTTTTTTCAATAA
- the pheS gene encoding phenylalanine--tRNA ligase subunit alpha, translated as MELNLKKLKGQALKEIEGVRNSKEWQEIENKYFSRKSGELAKLLKDLKDVSEDMRPKLGALANEVKVEINNALQKKQADLGMESDSDLDRDFIDVTLEIEKYKLGHLHPLTQVQMELEDIFKSMGFMILDGPELESDYYNFEALNIPTWHPARDSQDTFYIESKDKLVLRTQTSPVQIRAMQKYGAPLRCIVPGRVFRNEATDVSHDHTFYQLEGLMIDKDIAITHLVAVMKEMLSAIFKKEVKVRLRPGYFPFVEPGFELDFGCLICQGKGCPICKQSGWIEFVGSGLVHPNVLKAGGIDPKKWTGFAFGLGLTRLVMMKYKIDDIRLLQSGDLRFLNQF; from the coding sequence ATGGAGTTAAATCTTAAAAAACTTAAAGGGCAGGCTTTGAAAGAAATTGAGGGAGTTAGAAATTCAAAAGAGTGGCAAGAAATTGAGAATAAATATTTTTCCAGAAAAAGCGGGGAACTGGCCAAACTTTTGAAAGATTTAAAAGATGTGTCTGAGGATATGCGTCCTAAACTTGGAGCTTTAGCAAATGAAGTTAAAGTTGAAATTAATAATGCTTTGCAGAAAAAGCAGGCTGATTTAGGTATGGAATCAGATTCAGATTTGGACAGGGATTTTATTGATGTGACTTTGGAAATTGAAAAATATAAATTGGGACATTTGCATCCCTTAACGCAGGTTCAAATGGAATTAGAGGATATTTTTAAATCAATGGGTTTTATGATTTTGGACGGGCCGGAATTAGAATCTGATTATTATAATTTTGAAGCTTTAAATATTCCGACTTGGCATCCGGCACGTGATTCCCAGGATACTTTTTATATTGAATCAAAAGATAAATTAGTTTTGCGCACGCAAACTTCTCCCGTGCAAATTAGGGCTATGCAAAAATATGGTGCACCTTTACGTTGCATAGTCCCAGGTCGGGTTTTCCGTAATGAAGCGACTGATGTCTCTCATGATCACACTTTTTATCAGCTGGAAGGTTTAATGATTGATAAGGATATTGCTATCACTCATTTGGTGGCCGTGATGAAGGAAATGTTATCTGCGATTTTCAAAAAAGAAGTAAAAGTAAGATTACGGCCCGGTTATTTTCCTTTTGTGGAGCCGGGATTTGAATTGGATTTTGGCTGTTTGATTTGCCAGGGTAAGGGCTGCCCCATCTGCAAACAGAGCGGTTGGATTGAATTCGTCGGTTCTGGTTTGGTCCATCCCAATGTATTAAAAGCCGGAGGCATTGATCCAAAAAAATGGACTGGGTTTGCGTTTGGTTTGGGTTTGACTCGTTTAGTTATGATGAAATACAAGATTGATGATATACGGTTATTACAAAGTGGAGATTTGAGGTTTTTAAATCAGTTTTAA